A window from Hyalangium minutum encodes these proteins:
- a CDS encoding sigma 54-interacting transcriptional regulator has product TGAFEAAHGGTLFLDEVGEMPLEVQAKLLRVLESGEVKPVGATRPIHMDVRVVAATHRDLKQWVHQGRFREDLYYRLNVLPVGLPPLRSRRSDIRLLAEHFVRLHAPREQERTFTPAALAKLQQHDWPGNIRELRNVVSRALLMLKKPQLDASDISFTESSTHRPPEDSGTPPLELPEGVSLEQMMQRLERQLIESTLRRYHYRKDHTAKALGLARSSLFKKLKQWGLGSEED; this is encoded by the coding sequence ACGGGGGCCTTCGAGGCGGCGCACGGCGGCACCCTCTTCCTGGACGAGGTGGGGGAGATGCCGCTGGAGGTGCAGGCCAAGCTGCTGCGCGTGCTGGAGAGCGGCGAGGTGAAGCCGGTGGGCGCCACGCGGCCCATCCACATGGACGTACGGGTGGTGGCCGCCACCCACCGGGACTTGAAGCAGTGGGTGCACCAGGGCCGGTTCCGCGAGGACCTGTACTACCGGCTCAACGTCCTGCCCGTGGGGCTGCCGCCGCTGCGCAGCCGGCGCTCAGACATCCGGCTGCTGGCCGAGCACTTCGTGCGCTTGCATGCGCCGCGGGAGCAGGAGCGCACGTTCACCCCGGCTGCTCTGGCCAAGCTGCAGCAGCACGACTGGCCGGGCAACATCCGCGAGCTGCGCAACGTGGTGAGCCGCGCCCTGTTGATGCTCAAGAAGCCGCAGCTGGACGCCAGCGACATCTCCTTCACGGAGTCCTCCACCCACCGCCCACCCGAGGACTCAGGCACTCCGCCTCTGGAGCTGCCGGAGGGCGTGTCGCTGGAGCAGATGATGCAGCGGCTGGAGCGTCAGCTCATCGAGAGCACCCTGCGCCGCTACCACTACCGCAAGGACCACACCGCCAAGGCCCTGGGCCTGGCACGCTCCTCCCTCTTCAAGAAGCTCAAGCAGTGGGGCCTGGGCTCTGAGGAGGACTGA
- a CDS encoding DUF6310 domain-containing protein, which yields MRLRTCSAPLILLLLSACATMDPSPGELEDPSPQSPRFANLQRAAQYPWTDDGKCVVREASNEWPILAERCFHALDRDRVRFRDVTKRCAVAYADAAAPAVVALCVFAAPEIAVGAVIVIGAVVVAAAIQEGIDAYQRNASRERAKPKAPTQPAQEPLADRTPKPKGSSTGDIFPPPPETTPRRPSCEPIPVRHAGSDVPHNECADQFPPNRYPGMDVFVGGERFDALQIGVRVLWEIKTHRFDTYPDFIQEREIAKEVAQLRKELAAARACGYDFVVGVSTQAHRLALIARIPTLHVVVTGCTR from the coding sequence ATGCGTCTCCGAACTTGCAGCGCCCCCCTGATACTGCTCCTGCTTTCGGCCTGCGCAACGATGGATCCGAGCCCGGGAGAGCTGGAGGACCCGAGTCCCCAGAGTCCGAGATTCGCCAACCTTCAGCGGGCGGCGCAGTACCCGTGGACGGATGATGGGAAATGCGTGGTGCGGGAAGCATCCAACGAGTGGCCGATCCTTGCGGAGCGGTGCTTTCATGCTCTCGATCGCGACAGAGTCAGGTTCCGGGATGTCACCAAAAGATGCGCTGTGGCCTACGCGGATGCAGCCGCTCCCGCAGTCGTGGCCCTCTGTGTTTTCGCGGCACCCGAGATCGCCGTCGGTGCAGTGATTGTTATTGGCGCGGTAGTGGTAGCAGCCGCCATCCAGGAGGGAATTGATGCTTATCAACGGAATGCATCCCGCGAGCGCGCGAAGCCCAAGGCTCCAACGCAGCCCGCTCAGGAACCGTTAGCGGACCGAACGCCCAAGCCAAAGGGGTCGAGCACCGGAGACATCTTCCCCCCACCGCCAGAAACCACGCCGCGCCGTCCGTCGTGCGAGCCCATCCCGGTGCGGCACGCGGGCTCAGATGTCCCGCATAACGAGTGCGCCGATCAGTTTCCGCCCAACCGTTATCCCGGCATGGACGTATTCGTGGGCGGTGAGCGCTTCGATGCGCTGCAAATCGGTGTGCGCGTGCTGTGGGAGATCAAGACCCACCGATTTGACACCTACCCTGACTTTATCCAGGAGCGAGAGATTGCGAAGGAGGTGGCGCAATTGAGGAAGGAACTCGCCGCTGCGCGGGCCTGTGGATACGACTTCGTCGTTGGGGTGAGCACGCAAGCGCACAGACTCGCGCTGATCGCCCGGATTCCCACCCTCCATGTCGTTGTCACGGGATGCACACGATGA